TTTCCACGGTGTTTGGGGCTCCCTCccctttggggggggggttaaaccccctttttgggggtttgggggggcacaaGGCGGACGGGAGCGGGCGCTAGGACCTGCGCGGCGCGTACGGgacgagggggcgtggccagagccGGTTCCGCGCGTTCCCATTGGCTGCGGGGTTTCCCGCCCCTTCCACCTGTCGGGGGGCGTGGCCGCACCTCCTTCCGCGCGTTCCCATTGGCTGAGCGGGTTTCCCGCCCaccgagggggcggggcctcgcgTAGCCCCGCGCGCCCCCCATTGGCTGAGCGGGTTTTCCCGCCCTTCCCaatgtgggggggggggggcggcgcgTGCGCAGAGCGGGGCGCGCGCGGCATGGAGCtgcgcggggggggggcggcggcgagggGCGGTGAGGGCGGGaaaacggggggggggggtgagggaaaagggggtggggggtgcgAGTTGTGAGGGGGAAAGTGGGGTCCCGCGGCTCGGGGGGGTCCCAAAAGcggggtttgagggggtttcTGAGGAGAAATGGGTGAATTTTGGGGTATAAAGTGGTTTTGGGGAGCCCTGAGGGTGTTGTGAGGGGAAAGTGGGGACCCACAGCTTGTGAGGGGTCCCAAAagtggggtttgagggggtttgtGAGGAGAAACGGGTGAATTTTGGGGTATAAAGTTGTTTTGGGGAGTCCTGAGGGTGTTGTGAGGGGAAAGTGGGGACCCACAACTTGGGAGGGGACTCAAGagtggggtttgagggggtttttgaggagaaatgtgtgaattttggggtatAAAGTGGTTTTGGGGAGTCGTGAGGGTGTTGTGAGGGGAAAGTGGGGACCCACAACTTGGGAGGGGACTCAAGagtggggtttgaggggggttGTGAGGAGAAATGTGTGAATTTGGGGGTATAAAGTGGTTTTGGGGAGTCGTGAGGGTGTTGTGAGGGGAAAGTGGGGACCCACAACTTGGGAGGGGACTCAAGagtggggtttgagggggtttttGAGGAGAAATGTGTGAATTTGGGGGTATAAAGTGGTTTTGGGGAGCCCTGAGGGTGTTGTGAGAGGAAAGTGGGGACCCACAACTTGTGAGGGGTCCCAAAAGcggggtttgagggggtttgtGAGGAGAAATGGGTGAATTTTGGGGTATAAAGTGGTTTTGGGGAGCCCTGAGGGTGTTGTGAGGGAAAAGTGGGGACCCACAACTTGTGAGGGGACTCAAGAGTGAGGTTTGAGGGGGTTTCTGAGGAGAAatgtgtgaattttggggtatAAAGTGGCTTTGGGGAGTCGTGAGGGTGTTGTGAGAGGAAAGTGGGGTCCCACAACTTCTGAGGGGTCCGAAAAGTGAGGTTTGAGGGGGTTTGTGAGGAGAAatgtgtgaattttggggtataaagtggttttggggtgggatttgaggggaaaagttgggatcccagggctggagggtGTGAATTGTGAGGGGAAAGTGGATTTCCGTAACTGGGGGGCGGGTGTCCCGAGGGCTTGAGGGGGTTTTTGAGGAGAAACAGGTGAATTTGGGGGTGGAAAGGGTTTTTGTGCAGTCATGGGGGGTTTGTGAGGAGAAAGTGAGGTCCCTTTATTTAGAGGAGTCCCAAGAGCAGGGTTTGAGAGGTTTATTGAGAAGAAACAGGTGAAttttggagagagagagggtTTTGTTGGGAGAAAAGTGGGGATCTTGGGGCGGGGGGTGAGTTGTGAGGAAAAAGTGGGGTCCCTTTATTTAGAGGGGTCCCGAGAGtggggtttgaggggtttttttgaggagaaacaggtggatttggggtagaagtgggtttgggggggatccTGGGTGGGTTTGTGAGGGGAAAAGGCAGGGGGGtggggttttgaggggaaagtggggttcccagggctgggggggcaagTTGTGAGGGGAAAGTGGAGGTCCCAAGGCTGGGGGGGGTGAATTGTGAGGAAAAAGTGGGGTCCTGCAGCAGGGGAATGGTCCCGAGAGTGGGGTTTGAGGGTTGTTTTGAGGAGAAACGGGTGCATTTTGGGGCAggaagggggttttggggcggTTTGTGATGTTTCGATGAAAAATACGGGGGTCGCAGCCCTGGGAGCAGGGGGGAACGCGGGGTCCCTGTGGCACGGGAACCCCCCCCGACCTCCACCCGCCTCCCAGATCGCggcaagaggaagaaaaagcacagaaaggacaaaaaACAGACCCCGGCGCCGCGGTGagggggggcagcggggctggggggtgggtTGGGGGGTCTCCCTGCTCCCTGAGCCCCTTTTCTGGGGGACACACGGACATtctcagccccccccccccccctttcggGGCTATTTTTAACCCCACAGTGCCTGGTGCCCTGAgttcatttctatttttaggGGGGTGATGGCTCGCTGGGGgctcccagctctcccctctGGGATCAACTCCCCCCCCAATTCATTCCTCTGGAATGCTGGGGTCCCTctgggtgggagaggggagcTTGGGGGGGACCCTGTGGGTAGcatgaggggtttgggggtcccctcTGAGCAGGATAGGGAGACtcgggggagggggggtcctTCCACGATCCCCTTCAGTCAAAATTTGAGGGGGGTCACTGTGTGTGTGATAacaggggctctggggggggcTCCTCCGTCATCCTCCCACTGAGACCACCCTGTGGCCTCCCCCCAGTCCGCACGGGGACCCCAAATGGAGCCCTTAGAGCCCCGCCAGGTCTTTCCTGACACCCCTAGATCCACATAAGCACCCCAAATGGCCCCCTTAGAATCCCTCAAATCCCTCTGgccaccccctccccccatATCCACGTGGGGGTCCCGAATGGCCCCCTCaaagccccccaaatccacatGGGGACCCCAAACAGCTCCCttagagccccccaaatcccccgacacccccagacccacatGGAGGCCCCAAAGagcccctcaaatcccccctgcctcccccaaatccctgtgAGGACCCCGAAGAGCCCTcttagagccccccaaacccccactgaccccccccaatccctgtgAGGACCCTGAACGGCCCCCTTAGAGCCCCGCAGACCCCCgtggggaccccaaacccccactgaccccccccaaatccctgtgAGGACCCTGAACGGCCcccttagagccccccagacccccatgggccccccaaacccccactgaccccccccaaatccctgtgAGGACCCTGAACGGCCCCCTTAGAGCCCCGCAGACCCCCGTgggaaccccaaacccccactgactccccccaaatccctgtgAGGACCCTGAACGGCCcccttagagccccccagacccccgtgggaaccccaaacccccactgaccccccccaaatccctgtgAGGACCCTGAACGGCCcccttagagccccccagacccctgtgggaaccccaaacccccactgACCCCCCCTAATCCCTGTGAGGACCCTGAACGGCCCCCTTAGAGCCCCTCAGACGCCCGTGGGGACCCCAAGTGGCCTctttagagcccccccagatccccctgccccccaataTTCCTCGggggctcccccagccccacatggAGATTCCATCCCGGCTGTGCCCTCCCCCCCCCAGGATTCCCACCCCCCCAGAGGCCGCGTCCCCCGAGCCCCCCGCTGCGCTGCCGCTGCTCCCCGAGGGGCTGCCGGGCTCGGACGAGGGGGAGCAGGAGGACCCCCGCGACTATTGCCAAGGTGAGAGGTGGGGTGTCCGCGCGCCCCGGCCGGCGCCCGGGGATCGGGGTGCCAGGCTGagctcccccttttccttctccccgcTCCCCTCGAGGCGGCTATTACCCCGTGCGGATCGGGGACCTCTTCAACGGCCGCTACCACGTCGTGCGCaagctgggatggggacattTCTCCACCGTCTGGCTCTGCTGGGACCTGCGGTGAGCGGGGACCCCAaattgggggtttggggtggccCCCTCTGCAATCCTGGGGCCCCTCTGGAATCCTGGGGCACCTCCGGAGGGGATAGGGAGCTTAGGGAGGTCCCTCTGCAATCCTGGGGCTCCTCCAGGTGAGATCGGGGGGTCCCTCCAGGCAGGagagtggttttgggggtcctctCTGGGCAGGTTAAGTGGTTTTAGGGTCCCCTTTACAACTCAGGGTGGAGTAGGGGCTTTTAGGGGCCCCTCTGGGCACAATaagtggttttggggtctcctccGTGCAGAATAGGGGCTGGGGATTTGGGGAGATCTcttggggcaggatgggggttttgggggcccCCCCCTCGAGGTGggttgggggtttttgggggtccccTCCGGCACACGGCAACCCCGCGCAGGCGGAAGCGCTTCGTGGCGCTGAAGGTGGTGAAGAGCGCGCCCCAATACACGGAGACGGCGCTGGACGAGATCAAGCTGCTCAAATGCGTGAGTGGGcgcccccaccccaaaaccggggtccccccagagccccccaagcccccccgtAACACCCCCCACGCCCCCCCAGGTCCGCGACTCGGACCCCAGTGACCCCAAGCGGGAGAACATCGTGCAGCTCATCGACGACTTCCGCGTCTCGGGGGTCAACGGCGTCCGTATTCTTGgaggggggggatttggggggtcctggggggctcccaaaggtttggggggggattCAGGGCGATCTTGGAGGTTCAGGGGGGATCTTAAGGGTTCGAGCCCCACAGGATGTTCCCGAGGGGGTTCTGGAGGGTCCAGGGAAATCTTGAGATGTTCtaggggatgctggggggtgATCCtcgtgcccccagccccatgggggtggttttggggtgttccgggggatcctgggggggtcccaggggtccgTTTTCCCCCTTGACGCCCCCCCAAGACGTGTGCATGGTGCTGGAAGTGCTGGGCCCCCAGCTCCTGCgctggatcatcaaatccaactacCAGGGGCTGCCCCTGCCCTGCGTCAAGAGCATCTTGCGGCAGGTAAGGGGGGGCCGGGACCCCCGGGAgaccccccaggagccccccaaaacccctggggaccccccagtcccaccaggacccccctaaTCCCCCACGTTCTCCTTAAACATCCCTCTCAAAACCCCACGAttgcccccaggaccccaaacgGCCCCCttagagccccccaaatcccccctgacCCACATGGGGACCCCAAATCGCCCCCTTAGAGCCCCCCAAATCGCCCCTGACCCACATGGGGACCCCAAATCTCCCCCttagagccccccaaatcccccctgacCCACATGGGGACCCCAAATCACCCCCTTAGagctccccaaatcccccctgacCCACATGGGGACCCCAAATCGCCCCCTTAGagctccccaaatcccccctgacCCACATGGGGACCCCAAATCACCCTCttagagccccccaaatcccccctgacCCACATGGGGACCCCAAATCACCCTCttagagccccccaaatcccccctgacCCACATGGGGACCCCAAACGGCCCCCttagagccccccaaatcccccctgacCCACAAGGGGACCCCAAATCACCCTCttagagccccccaaatcccccctgacCCACATGGGGACCCCAAACGGCCCCCGTAGagccccccacatccccctcgGACCCACGTGGGGACCCCAAACGGCCCCGTGCCCCACATGGGGTGTCAcgagggggtgtgggggtgcCCCCCATGTCTCGGGGAGCCCCCCCCTCGACTCCGGGGTGCTCCGGCGCAggtgctggaggggctggatTACCTGCACACCAAGTGCAACATCATCCACACGGACATCAAACCCGAGAACGTCCTCCTGTGCGTCGGGGACCCCTTCGTGCGGCAGCTGGCAGCCCAGGCCGCGCGCTGGGCCCGGGGGGGCGGCCCCCCGAAAAGCGCAGGTACCCGCGGACGACCCCCCCCTAATCCCGGGACCCCCCAGCGTTGAGGGGAGGGGGCTCAACCCCCTAAGaccccccctccttccttctctccccgcAGTGATCTCCGCGCCCCAGGACGTCCCCGTGAGTGGGGGCGGCCTCGCACGCCCGTGTGGCCTTGCACGCTCCTCGCACGCCCTCGTGTGACTCTGCGCCTCTCCCCTTCGACGCCTCCTCCTCGTGTTTCCTCCGCACGCCCCTGCGGCTCCGTGTGCTTCGCACGCCCGTTGCCACGGGCCTAACCGCATGCGCGTGTGGCTTCGCCTGCGTGGGCCGGCCTCGCACGCCTCCTCGTGCACCTCCAAGCCTCCTCGTGCACCCCCGGGCCTCCTCGCACGCCCCAGGCCTCCTCGCACGCCCCGGGCCTCCTCGCACGCCTGCGTCTCCGCCCCAGGAGCGCCTCTCGCGTGCCCAGCGACGCCGGCGGCAGCGGCGACACAGCCGCCTCCTGGCCCAGCGCCTGCGGGACCTGGAGCAGCAGAGCGAGAGCGGCggctcctcaggggccaccgaCGGCCTCGGTCGGTGATcgggggggggatttggggtccctgggggtcattctggagtcctgaggggcattttggggtccctcggGTCCTTTCTGGGGTCTGTGGAGgtagttctggagtcctgggggtggatttgggggtcctcgtgtggatttggggttccaggagtcatttttggggtcccttagGTGCTTTCTGGGGGTCTGTGGAGgtagttctggagtcctgagggtgggtttgggggtcctcGTGTGGATTTGGGGTTCCAGGAATCCtttttggggtctctgggggtgATTTTGGGTTCCCCAGGGGTCATTCTGGAGTCCTGAGGGGCATTTTGGGGGTCTCTTGGGTTGTTCTGGGGTCCGTGGAGgtagttctggagtcctgggggtgggtttgggggtcctcgtgtggatttggggttccaggagtcatttttggggtccctcggGTGCTTTCTGGGGGTCTGTGGAGgtagttctggagtcctgggggtgggtttgggggtcctcgtgtggatttggggttccaggagtcatttttggggtccctcggGTGCTTTCTGGGGGTCTGTGGAGgtagttctggagtcctgggggtgggtttgggggtcctcgtgtggatttggggttccaggagtcatttttggggtccctcggGTGCTTTCTGGGGTCTGTGGAGgtagttctggagtcctgggggtgggtttgggggtcctcgtgtggatttggggttccaggagtcatttttggggtcccttgggTGCTTTCTGGGGGTCTGTGGAGgtagttctggagtcctgggggtgggtttgggggtcctcgtgtggatttggggttccaggagtcatttttggggtccctcggGTGCTTTCCGGGGGTCTGTGGAGGTAGTTTTGGCGTCttgggggtgggtttgggggtcctcGTGTGGATTTGGGGTTCCAGGAATCgtttttggggtgtctgggggtGATTTTGGGTTCCCCGGGGGTCATTCTGGAGTCCTGAgg
This genomic interval from Phaenicophaeus curvirostris isolate KB17595 unplaced genomic scaffold, BPBGC_Pcur_1.0 scaffold_299, whole genome shotgun sequence contains the following:
- the SRPK3 gene encoding SRSF protein kinase 3; this translates as MELRGGGAAARGDRGKRKKKHRKDKKQTPAPRIPTPPEAASPEPPAALPLLPEGLPGSDEGEQEDPRDYCQGGYYPVRIGDLFNGRYHVVRKLGWGHFSTVWLCWDLRRKRFVALKVVKSAPQYTETALDEIKLLKCVRDSDPSDPKRENIVQLIDDFRVSGVNGVHVCMVLEVLGPQLLRWIIKSNYQGLPLPCVKSILRQVLEGLDYLHTKCNIIHTDIKPENVLLCVGDPFVRQLAAQAARWARGGGPPKSAVISAPQDVPERLSRAQRRRRQRRHSRLLAQRLRDLEQQSESGGSSGATDGLAEPPPDPPGASSPPSGASSSGVHTLRSGGSSASGGAPPRRPPSPSSASDSLLTPTSGSLLSGGSGGAPSTLGSVGDEGQENPLDPRCAPRLRVKIADLGNGCWVHRHFTESIQTRQYRALEVLLGAGYGPPADIWSTACMAFELATGDYLFEPHSGEDYSRDEDHLAHVIELLGEIPRHVALGGRYSREFFNRRGELRHIRHLRPWGLRAVLQEKYEWPRGAAAAFARFLRPMLAYEPARRATAAQCLRHPWLCP